A stretch of the Streptococcus oralis genome encodes the following:
- the trpB gene encoding tryptophan synthase subunit beta, translating into MAYQEPNKDGFYGKFGGRFVPETLMTAVLELEKAYRESQADPSFQEELNQLLRQYVGRETPLYYAKNLTQHIGGAKIYLKREDLNHTGAHKINNALGQVLLAKRMGKKKIIAETGAGQHGVATATAAALFNMECTIYMGEEDVKRQALNVFRMELLGAKVEAVTDGSRVLKDAVNAALRSWVANIDDTHYILGSALGPHPFPEIVRDFQSVIGKEAKQQYRDLTGQDLPDALVACVGGGSNAIGLFHPFVEDESVAMYGAEAAGLGVDTEHHAATLTKGRPGVLHGSLMDVLQDAHGQILEAFSISAGLDYPGIGPEHSHYHDIKRASYVPVTDEEALEGFQLLSRVEGIIPALESSHAIAFAVKLAKELGPDKSMIVCLSGRGDKDVVQVKDRLEADAAKKGEAHA; encoded by the coding sequence ATGGCATATCAAGAACCAAATAAAGATGGATTTTACGGAAAATTCGGCGGACGTTTCGTCCCAGAAACACTGATGACAGCAGTTTTGGAGTTGGAGAAGGCTTACCGTGAGAGTCAGGCAGACCCAAGTTTCCAAGAGGAATTAAACCAACTCTTACGTCAGTACGTAGGACGTGAAACTCCTCTTTACTACGCAAAAAACTTGACCCAGCATATCGGCGGAGCCAAGATTTATCTCAAACGGGAAGATCTCAACCATACAGGGGCCCACAAGATTAACAATGCCTTGGGACAAGTTCTTCTCGCTAAACGCATGGGCAAAAAGAAAATTATCGCTGAAACTGGTGCCGGTCAGCACGGTGTAGCAACTGCAACAGCTGCAGCCCTCTTTAATATGGAATGCACCATCTACATGGGTGAGGAAGATGTCAAACGCCAAGCACTCAATGTCTTCCGTATGGAGCTCTTGGGAGCCAAGGTCGAGGCCGTGACAGATGGTTCGCGCGTGCTCAAGGATGCGGTCAATGCAGCCCTCCGTTCATGGGTGGCAAATATCGACGATACCCACTATATCCTTGGTTCTGCCTTGGGACCTCATCCTTTCCCAGAAATCGTTCGTGACTTCCAAAGTGTCATCGGTAAGGAGGCTAAACAACAGTACCGTGATTTGACAGGACAAGACTTACCAGATGCCCTAGTAGCTTGTGTTGGTGGTGGTTCTAATGCTATCGGTCTCTTCCATCCATTTGTAGAAGATGAGTCAGTAGCCATGTATGGGGCTGAGGCGGCAGGACTTGGTGTGGATACAGAGCATCACGCAGCGACCTTGACAAAGGGACGTCCAGGTGTCCTCCATGGTTCTCTTATGGATGTGCTTCAAGATGCTCATGGTCAAATTCTTGAAGCCTTCTCTATCTCAGCAGGTTTGGACTATCCTGGTATCGGTCCAGAACATTCTCACTACCACGATATTAAACGTGCCAGCTATGTTCCTGTGACAGACGAAGAAGCCTTGGAAGGATTCCAACTCTTGTCTCGTGTGGAAGGGATTATCCCAGCCTTGGAATCTAGCCATGCTATCGCTTTTGCAGTGAAATTGGCCAAAGAACTCGGTCCAGACAAATCCATGATTGTCTGTCTATCAGGTCGTGGGGACAAGGATGTGGTCCAAGTCAAAGACCGCTTGGAAGCAGATGCAGCAAAGAAGGGAGAAGCCCATGCCTAA
- the trpE gene encoding anthranilate synthase component I: MERIIHGDVLSPILAYMRLKGQHKVILESIPRDKETARFSILAYNPVFEIQFENGVLYQNGQVIDRDPLDFLYEVTHKSHHHSDLPFGGGAIGFVGYDMISLHEEIGQIPEDTIGTPDMHFFVYESYMVFDHKKEKIHVIEDALYSDRSQEDLEKALNQVLEELRIPAPNEFEDLDLSPLNFKPHIAPQKFEQMVETARDLIRNGDMFQCVLSQRFSAEVTGNPFDFYRNLRVTNPSNYLYFYDFGDYQIIGASPESLVSVKNGIVTTNPIAGTRPRGATDEEDKALATDLLSDEKETAEHRMLVDLGRNDIGRISETASVQVTKYMEVELFRYVMHLTSVVKGRLLPDLTAMDALKATLPAGTVSGAPKIRAMRRIYELETEKRGVYAGAIGYLSATGDMDFAIAIRTMILKNQTAYVQAGAGIVYDSIAQNEYQETINKAKSMTRIGELRP, from the coding sequence ATGGAACGAATCATTCATGGAGATGTCTTATCACCAATCTTGGCTTACATGCGCCTAAAGGGACAACACAAGGTGATCTTAGAAAGTATTCCGAGAGACAAGGAAACCGCTCGTTTTTCTATCCTAGCTTATAATCCTGTTTTTGAGATTCAGTTTGAAAATGGAGTCCTTTATCAAAATGGTCAAGTGATTGATCGGGATCCTTTGGATTTCCTTTATGAAGTGACTCATAAGAGCCACCACCATTCAGACCTACCTTTTGGTGGGGGAGCTATTGGCTTTGTTGGTTACGATATGATTTCGCTCCATGAAGAAATTGGTCAAATCCCTGAGGATACCATTGGGACGCCAGACATGCATTTCTTTGTCTATGAGAGTTATATGGTCTTTGACCACAAGAAGGAAAAAATCCATGTCATTGAGGATGCTCTTTACAGCGATCGCAGTCAAGAAGATTTGGAAAAAGCCTTGAACCAAGTGCTTGAGGAATTACGCATTCCTGCTCCAAATGAATTTGAAGATTTGGATCTATCTCCGCTGAACTTTAAACCACATATCGCTCCTCAGAAGTTTGAGCAAATGGTCGAAACAGCTCGCGACTTGATTCGTAATGGTGATATGTTCCAATGCGTACTCAGTCAGCGCTTCTCAGCAGAAGTTACTGGAAATCCATTTGACTTCTATAGAAATCTCCGCGTGACCAACCCATCTAATTACCTCTATTTCTATGATTTTGGGGATTATCAAATTATCGGTGCTAGTCCAGAAAGTTTGGTTTCTGTCAAAAATGGCATTGTAACTACCAATCCGATTGCAGGTACGCGACCAAGAGGGGCTACGGATGAAGAGGACAAGGCATTGGCGACAGACCTCCTGTCTGATGAGAAGGAAACAGCAGAACATCGAATGTTAGTAGACTTGGGACGTAATGATATTGGTCGTATCTCTGAAACAGCCAGTGTTCAAGTCACCAAGTATATGGAAGTGGAGCTTTTCCGCTATGTCATGCATTTGACCAGCGTGGTCAAGGGACGTTTGCTTCCAGACCTCACTGCCATGGATGCTTTGAAAGCTACACTTCCAGCTGGAACAGTTTCAGGAGCACCAAAGATTCGGGCCATGAGACGCATCTATGAACTGGAGACGGAAAAACGAGGCGTATACGCAGGAGCAATCGGCTACTTGTCTGCGACGGGTGATATGGATTTCGCCATTGCCATCCGAACCATGATTCTCAAAAATCAAACAGCCTATGTGCAGGCTGGGGCAGGGATTGTCTATGACTCTATTGCCCAAAATGAATACCAAGAAACCATTAACAAGGCTAAATCTATGACTAGAATTGGAGAACTAAGACCATGA
- a CDS encoding prepilin peptidase — protein sequence MIDLYFFLVGSILASFLGLVIDRFPEQSIIRPASHCDSCQTRLRPLDLIPIISQVIGRFRCRYCKARYPFWYALFELGLGILFLAWSWGWLSLGQIILITAGSTLGIYDFRHQEYPLMVWLTFHLILMAFCGWNLVMIFFLVLGIMAHFIDIRMGAGDFLFLASCALIFSATELLILIQFASATGILAFLLQKKKERLPFVPFLLLAACLIIFGNLLLV from the coding sequence ATGATTGATCTTTATTTTTTTCTTGTTGGGAGCATTCTCGCTTCTTTCTTGGGTTTGGTCATTGACCGATTCCCTGAGCAATCCATTATTCGACCAGCTAGCCACTGCGATTCCTGTCAGACTCGCTTGCGTCCCTTAGATTTGATTCCGATTATCTCTCAAGTAATTGGTCGCTTTCGCTGTCGCTACTGCAAGGCTCGCTATCCATTCTGGTATGCCCTCTTTGAACTCGGCTTAGGAATCCTCTTTCTAGCTTGGTCTTGGGGCTGGCTTTCCTTAGGTCAAATCATCCTCATCACTGCTGGCTCAACCTTGGGCATCTACGACTTTCGCCATCAGGAATATCCCTTAATGGTTTGGCTAACTTTCCACCTAATCCTCATGGCTTTCTGTGGCTGGAATCTGGTTATGATTTTCTTCCTTGTCCTCGGAATCATGGCCCATTTTATCGATATTCGCATGGGCGCAGGGGATTTTCTCTTTCTGGCTTCTTGTGCTCTCATCTTTAGCGCGACAGAATTACTGATTTTGATCCAGTTCGCTTCTGCGACGGGGATCCTAGCTTTTCTCCTGCAAAAGAAAAAGGAAAGACTTCCTTTCGTGCCTTTCCTCTTACTTGCTGCTTGTTTGATTATTTTTGGTAACCTACTGCTTGTTTGA
- a CDS encoding aminodeoxychorismate/anthranilate synthase component II, whose protein sequence is MILLIDNYDSFTYNLDQYIGNFAEVQVLRNDDPKLYEEAEKADGLVFSPGPGWPVDAGKMEDMIRDFAGKKPILGICLGHQAIAEVFGGKLGLAPKVMHGKQSHISFEAPSVLYQGIEDGRPVMRYHSILIEEMPECFEVTARSTDDQAIMGIQHKTLPIYGFQYHPESIGTPDGLSSIRNFIEKVVK, encoded by the coding sequence ATGATTTTATTGATTGACAACTATGATTCTTTTACTTATAACTTGGATCAATACATTGGGAATTTTGCAGAAGTGCAGGTCTTGAGAAATGATGATCCCAAGCTGTATGAAGAAGCTGAAAAAGCAGATGGACTGGTCTTTTCTCCCGGTCCTGGTTGGCCAGTGGATGCCGGAAAGATGGAAGACATGATTCGTGATTTTGCAGGTAAGAAGCCAATTCTAGGGATTTGTTTGGGTCACCAAGCTATCGCAGAAGTCTTTGGTGGGAAGTTAGGTTTGGCTCCAAAAGTCATGCATGGGAAACAGAGCCATATCAGCTTTGAAGCGCCATCTGTTCTCTATCAAGGCATTGAGGATGGTCGTCCAGTCATGCGCTATCACAGCATTTTAATTGAAGAAATGCCAGAATGCTTTGAAGTGACAGCTCGTTCGACTGATGACCAGGCCATTATGGGAATTCAACACAAAACCCTGCCGATTTATGGATTCCAGTACCATCCAGAAAGTATCGGAACGCCAGATGGCTTGTCTTCTATTCGAAATTTTATCGAGAAGGTTGTAAAGTGA
- the trpA gene encoding tryptophan synthase subunit alpha gives MPKTLTEKLNAIKAAGKGIFVPYIMAGDHEKGLEGLGETIHFLEDLGVSAIEVGIPFSDPVADGPVIEEAGLRSLAHGTSTQALVETLKTIQTEVPLVIMTYFNPLFQYGVEKFVKDLSDTAVKGLIIPDLPYEHANFVEPFLVDTDIALIPLVSLTTGLERQKELIKGAEGFVYAVAINGVTGKSGNYRADLDKHLAQLHQVADIPVLTGFGVSSQADVERFNAVSDGVIVGSKIVKALHQGEPIEDFIKQAVGYQK, from the coding sequence ATGCCTAAGACACTAACAGAAAAATTGAATGCTATCAAAGCAGCAGGAAAAGGAATTTTCGTTCCCTATATCATGGCTGGAGACCATGAAAAAGGTTTGGAAGGTCTCGGTGAAACAATCCACTTTTTAGAAGATTTGGGTGTTTCAGCTATTGAAGTGGGTATTCCCTTTTCAGACCCTGTTGCAGATGGACCTGTGATCGAAGAAGCAGGCTTGCGCAGTTTAGCCCACGGGACCTCTACCCAGGCTTTGGTTGAAACCTTGAAAACCATTCAGACTGAGGTTCCGCTGGTCATCATGACCTACTTCAACCCCCTCTTTCAGTACGGTGTGGAGAAATTTGTCAAAGATCTTTCAGATACAGCAGTTAAGGGCTTGATTATCCCAGACCTGCCTTATGAGCATGCCAACTTTGTGGAGCCATTTTTGGTAGACACAGATATCGCCTTGATTCCCCTAGTTAGTTTGACCACAGGACTTGAGCGCCAAAAAGAGTTGATCAAGGGAGCTGAGGGATTTGTCTATGCAGTTGCCATCAATGGGGTGACAGGGAAATCAGGAAATTACCGTGCAGACTTGGACAAGCACTTGGCGCAATTGCATCAAGTAGCTGACATCCCAGTATTGACAGGCTTCGGTGTGTCTAGCCAGGCTGATGTAGAACGATTCAATGCGGTGTCAGATGGCGTTATCGTCGGTTCAAAAATTGTAAAAGCTCTCCACCAAGGAGAGCCGATTGAGGACTTTATCAAACAAGCAGTAGGTTACCAAAAATAA
- a CDS encoding phosphoribosylanthranilate isomerase: MTKVKICGLSTKEAVEIAVSAGADYIGFVFAPSKRQVTLEEATELAKLIPAGVKKVGVFVSPSRAELLEAIEKVGLDLVQVHGQVADDLFEDLPCASIQAVQVDGNGHVPHSRADYLLFDAPVAGSGQTFDWGQLDTARLAQPFFIAGGLKEDNVAKAIQHFTPYAVDVSSGVETDGQKDHEKIRRFIERVKNGISRTK; this comes from the coding sequence TTGACAAAGGTTAAGATTTGTGGACTGTCGACCAAAGAAGCGGTGGAGATAGCCGTATCAGCAGGGGCAGACTATATTGGTTTTGTCTTTGCACCTAGTAAAAGACAGGTGACCTTGGAAGAGGCTACAGAGCTGGCAAAGCTCATTCCTGCAGGTGTAAAAAAGGTTGGCGTATTTGTTTCACCAAGTCGGGCAGAACTGCTAGAAGCGATTGAAAAAGTTGGCTTGGACTTGGTTCAAGTTCATGGTCAGGTAGCAGATGATTTGTTTGAGGATTTGCCTTGTGCCAGCATTCAGGCTGTGCAGGTGGATGGAAATGGTCATGTGCCTCATTCTCGGGCAGATTATCTACTCTTTGATGCGCCTGTGGCAGGGAGTGGTCAGACCTTTGACTGGGGTCAACTAGATACGGCAAGACTTGCTCAGCCCTTCTTTATCGCAGGTGGGCTTAAGGAAGACAATGTAGCAAAAGCAATTCAACACTTTACTCCCTATGCAGTAGATGTATCGAGCGGAGTGGAGACAGATGGACAGAAAGATCATGAAAAGATTAGAAGATTTATAGAGAGGGTAAAGAATGGCATATCAAGAACCAAATAA
- the trpC gene encoding indole-3-glycerol phosphate synthase TrpC, with protein MSQEFLARILEQKTREVEQMELEQVQPLRQTYRLAEFLKNHQDRLQVIAEVKKASPSLGDINLDVDIVQQAQTYEANGAVMISVLTDEVFFKGQLDYLREISSQVNIPTLNKDFIIDEKQIIRARNAGATVILLIVAALSEERLKELYDYATELGLEVLVETHNLAELEVAHRLGAEIIGVNNRNLTTFEVDLQTSVDLAQHFEEDRYYISESAIFTGQDAERVAPYFNGILVGTALMQAEDVAQRIKELQIDKG; from the coding sequence ATGAGTCAGGAATTTTTAGCACGAATCTTAGAACAGAAGACGCGTGAAGTCGAGCAAATGGAGCTGGAGCAAGTCCAGCCCTTGCGCCAGACCTATCGCTTGGCAGAATTTTTGAAGAATCACCAGGACCGTTTGCAGGTAATCGCTGAGGTCAAGAAGGCTAGCCCTAGTTTGGGAGATATCAATCTCGATGTGGATATTGTGCAACAGGCCCAGACTTATGAAGCAAATGGAGCAGTGATGATTTCGGTTTTGACAGATGAAGTTTTCTTTAAAGGGCAATTGGATTATTTACGTGAGATCTCCAGTCAGGTAAACATTCCAACGCTCAACAAGGACTTTATCATCGATGAAAAGCAAATCATCCGTGCTCGCAATGCCGGCGCGACAGTTATCTTGCTCATCGTCGCGGCCTTGTCAGAAGAACGCCTCAAGGAACTGTATGACTACGCGACAGAGCTTGGTTTGGAAGTCTTGGTGGAGACTCACAATCTAGCTGAACTAGAAGTGGCCCACAGGCTGGGTGCTGAGATTATTGGGGTTAACAACCGCAACTTGACCACCTTTGAAGTCGATTTGCAGACCAGTGTAGACTTGGCCCAGCACTTTGAGGAAGATCGCTATTACATTTCTGAATCTGCTATTTTCACAGGGCAGGATGCGGAACGAGTAGCACCATATTTTAACGGAATTTTGGTAGGAACAGCTCTCATGCAGGCAGAAGATGTAGCCCAGAGAATCAAGGAGTTGCAAATTGACAAAGGTTAA
- a CDS encoding thiol-disulfide isomerase — MSRPRKIRILLASVLALVVGITLYSQYQSHQERLQLKTSFEEQDTIAVLKHLTASGKYASDIRKAGYVVPPDGAIRLDGGIDSIGIKGDIDLKMLNPGRDEVSVLFATMVKEEKINAYYILDHQFTLKRSYYSYISNQKKEDVNISQVEEERLLKIVRKELKAFLDKMYQTLYG; from the coding sequence ATGTCGAGACCTAGAAAAATACGAATCTTGCTCGCTTCTGTACTTGCCTTAGTTGTTGGTATCACTCTTTATTCTCAGTATCAAAGCCACCAAGAACGCCTCCAATTAAAAACCTCCTTTGAAGAACAGGACACTATAGCCGTCTTAAAACATTTAACGGCGTCAGGAAAATATGCGTCTGACATTCGTAAAGCAGGCTATGTCGTTCCTCCCGACGGTGCCATTCGCTTGGATGGAGGAATTGACTCCATAGGGATAAAAGGAGACATCGATCTGAAAATGTTGAATCCTGGCAGGGATGAAGTTTCTGTTTTATTTGCAACAATGGTAAAGGAGGAAAAAATAAATGCCTACTATATTTTAGATCATCAATTTACTCTAAAACGTAGTTACTATTCTTATATTAGTAATCAAAAAAAAGAAGATGTGAACATCTCTCAAGTCGAAGAAGAACGCCTGTTAAAGATTGTTCGAAAAGAGTTGAAAGCTTTTCTAGATAAGATGTATCAGACTTTGTATGGTTGA
- the trpD gene encoding anthranilate phosphoribosyltransferase → MKEIIEKLAKFENLSGVEMTDVIERIVTGRVTEAQIASILLALKMKGETPEERTAIAQVMRGHAQHIPTEIHDAMDNCGTGGDKSFSFNISTTAAFVLAGGGIHMAKHGNRSISSKSGSADVLQALGINLDLKPAELGKVFDKTGIVFLFAKNMHPAMKYIMPARLELGIPTIMNLTGPLIHPMALETQLLGISRPELLESTAQVLKNMGRKRAIVVAGPEGLDEAGLNGTTKIALLENGEITLSSFTPEDLGMERYAIEDIRGGNAQENAEILLSVLQNEPSPFLETTVLNAGLGFYANGKVASIKEGVALARQVIASGKALEKLRLLQEYQK, encoded by the coding sequence ATGAAAGAGATTATTGAAAAACTAGCAAAATTTGAAAATTTATCAGGTGTGGAAATGACGGATGTCATCGAGCGTATCGTTACTGGACGTGTAACCGAAGCGCAGATTGCTTCTATCCTCTTGGCCCTTAAGATGAAGGGGGAAACACCGGAAGAACGCACAGCCATTGCACAAGTCATGAGAGGGCATGCTCAACATATTCCAACTGAAATTCATGATGCTATGGATAACTGTGGTACTGGTGGGGACAAGTCCTTCAGCTTTAACATCTCAACAACTGCAGCCTTTGTCTTGGCTGGTGGCGGCATTCATATGGCCAAGCATGGCAACCGCTCGATTTCTTCTAAATCGGGTTCTGCAGACGTCCTTCAAGCATTGGGCATCAATCTTGACCTCAAACCAGCTGAACTAGGTAAGGTCTTTGATAAAACTGGAATCGTCTTTCTCTTTGCTAAAAATATGCACCCAGCTATGAAGTACATCATGCCAGCTCGTTTGGAGTTGGGAATTCCAACAATTATGAACTTGACTGGTCCCTTGATTCATCCAATGGCCTTGGAAACACAGCTTCTTGGTATTAGTCGTCCAGAACTTTTAGAAAGTACAGCTCAGGTTTTGAAAAATATGGGTCGTAAGCGTGCCATTGTGGTTGCTGGACCAGAAGGTCTTGATGAAGCTGGCTTGAACGGAACAACCAAGATTGCTCTTCTTGAAAATGGCGAAATCACCTTATCCAGCTTCACTCCAGAGGATTTGGGGATGGAGCGCTACGCTATCGAAGATATTCGTGGAGGGAATGCTCAGGAAAATGCAGAAATTTTGCTTAGCGTTCTTCAAAACGAACCAAGTCCATTCTTGGAAACGACAGTTTTAAATGCTGGTCTTGGTTTCTATGCCAATGGTAAGGTAGCTAGTATCAAGGAAGGAGTAGCCTTGGCTCGTCAAGTGATTGCTAGTGGTAAGGCCCTTGAAAAACTCAGACTGTTACAGGAGTACCAAAAATGA
- a CDS encoding GNAT family N-acetyltransferase gives MMIRFEENMSTENAQLVCQWSNSLGKSFQEQWMGTMIPFPLTIQILQDLEGIFSIFDGQEFVGLIQKIRLEDRNLHIGRFFINPQKQGQGLGSQALRKFVSLAFENEDIDTISLNVYEANHTAYNLYQKEGFEIVQMVETPIRKYIMKKGR, from the coding sequence ATGATGATTCGTTTTGAAGAAAATATGAGCACAGAAAATGCTCAGCTCGTATGCCAATGGTCTAACTCCCTTGGCAAATCCTTTCAAGAACAATGGATGGGAACAATGATTCCTTTTCCCTTAACAATTCAAATCTTGCAAGATTTGGAAGGAATCTTTTCAATCTTTGATGGACAAGAGTTTGTGGGGCTTATCCAGAAAATCAGGCTAGAAGACAGGAATCTTCATATCGGGAGATTTTTTATCAACCCCCAGAAACAGGGGCAAGGCTTAGGTAGCCAGGCTTTAAGGAAATTTGTTAGTTTGGCCTTTGAAAATGAAGACATAGATACTATTTCTCTAAATGTCTACGAGGCAAATCACACAGCTTACAATCTTTACCAAAAAGAAGGATTTGAAATCGTTCAAATGGTTGAAACACCTATACGAAAATACATCATGAAAAAGGGGAGATAG